TCTATTGCATTAGATAAATCTTTTTCTTCATAAACTTTACTAATTCCTATACTTGATCCAGATCGATTAGGTTTAACAAAACAAGGAAGTCCTACTTTTTTTAAAATTTTATTTTGACAAATAGTTTGATTTTTATTTAAAAAAATAGATATAGCAGTATTAATACCAAAATGTTTTAATAGAGTTAAACAATATTTTTTATTAAAAGTCATATTAGCATGATGAAAGTTACATCCTGTATAAGGAATTTTTAATAATTCAAAATAAGCTTGTAATATTCCATCTTCACCTGGAGTTCCATGAATAGCATTAAATACACAATCAAAATGTATTTTATTTTCTACTACAGAAAAAGAAAAATCATATTTATCAATAGGATATTCTTTATTTTTTTCATCTTTAACAAACCATTTATCTTTAAATATATATACTTTATAGGGTATAAATTCTTTTCTGCATAAATTTTCATAAACTACTTTTCCACTTTTTATCGAAATTGCAGATTCTTTTGTATATCCACCCATTATAACAGCAATTTTTTTCATGATTTACTTTTCTTATTTTTCAATTTTTATTGAATATAAAAATGATTTTTTATATTTAAATAAATATTTTTTTGTATGAATTATTCAAAATATTTTGTAATATTCATTATTAATTTATTAATATCCATATTTTTTTTATACAAAATTACTAGACTTGCATTAAAGTGGGTTGATATTTATACTAAACATGGTTCTTATGTTGTTGTTCCTAATTTGCGTTATTTGACTTTATCTCAATCTATATCTATTTTAAAAAAATTAGGATTAAAATATGATCTAGATGGATTACGTTATAATTCTAATTTGATGAATAATAAAATAATATCCTTTTCTCCAGAAGCTGGTGATCATGTAAAAGAAGGGAGACATATATATTTACAAGTATATTCTAAATCAAAATATCCTACTATTATTTTACCAAAAATCATAAATAAAAACAAATATATTGCAATAAAATTACTTCATGATAACCATATTCCAATTAAAGAAATTAAATATATTAATGATTTTTCTAAAGATATTGTTATTAAAATTGTTTATGAAAATAAATTAATCCAATATGGATACATTTTTCCTTATAATAAAAATCAAAAAGGAATCACTTTAATTATTGGAAAAGGATATGAAAAAAATAATTTAATAGTTCCAAATGTAATTGGAATGTCATTACAATCTGCAAATTTGATTTTAAAAGAAAAATTTTTTCATATTATTAATTTTTATTATGACAAATCAATAATATCCCCTGATCAAAATGCAAAAGTATATCGTCAAAAACCATATCCTGGAGAAATTCAAAATAAAAACAAATCTGTTGATCTATGGTTAACTTCAAAGGAAATATTTGATAATCTAAAAATAGAAAAAAAGAAAGAAGAAGAGAAGAAAGAAGAAGAGAAGAAAGGAGAAGAGAAGAAAGGAGAAGAGAAGAAAGGAGAAGAGAAGAAAGGAGAAGAGAAGAAAGGAGAAGAGAAGAAAGGAGAAGAGAAGAAAGGAGAAGAAAAGAAAGGAGAAGAAAAGAAAGGAGAAAAAAAGAAAGGAGAAGAAAAGAAAGGAGAAAAAAAGAAAGGAGAAAAAAAGAAAGGAGAAAAAAAGAAAGGAGAAGAAAAGAAAGGAGAAAAAAAGAAAGGAGAAAAAATATTATACTTACGAAGTAAATGAATAAATCAACACTAATTAAAATTATTGTAAATAAAAACCAAAAAGAAATCCGTATTGATAAATTTTTAAAAAAAAAAATAAAAAATATTAGTAGAAATCAAATTCAAAAATATGCAACATTAGGAAACATTATAGTAAATAAAAAAATTATAAAAAAAAACTATAAAATAAAGCCTTTGGATTTTATTGAAATAAAAATTTCAACACCTACTACTACTATTTTAGATTATTTAGAATATAAAAATATTAATGCAGAAAAAATCAATCTAAATATTATTCATGAAGACGAAGATATTATTGTTATAAATAAACCTGCAGGAATGGTAGTACATCCTGGATTTGGAAATGAAACAGGAACATTAATTCATGGAATTAAATATTATTTGAATCATTCAAATTTAAATAATTTTAATTTATATAGATGTGGATTAGTTCATAGATTAGACAAAGATACATCAGGTTTATTAGTTTTAGCTAAAAATGAATATTCTCAAAATCATTTATTGCAACAATTTTATTATAAAACAATTCAAAGAAAATACATAGCTTTAATATGGGGTAATTTAATTCAAGAAAAAGGAACTATTACTGGTTTTATTGGAAGAGATCCTAAAAATAGAAAAAAAATGACAATCTTTAAAGAAGATCATAAAAATAGAGGAAAATATTCTATTACACATTATAAAGTATTAGAAAGATTTAAATATTTAACATATATTATTTGTAATATAAAAACGGGAAAAACACATCAAATAAGAGCTCATTTTAAATATTTAGGACATCCATTATTTCATGATTCTATTTATGGAGGAAATAAAATTTTTATGAAAAAACAATGTTCAAATAAAAAGATAAAATTTTTAAACAACTGTTTAAAAATTTTAAAAAGACAAGCATTACATGCTATTTCTCTTTCTTTTATTCATCCTAAAAATGGAAAATGTCATTTTTTTTGTCCAATACCTAAAGATTTCAAAACAGTTTTAGAAAATTGTAGAAATATACTTTTATAACAAAGTTCCACGTAAAAGAATATAAGATATAGAAAAGTATATTATTAATCCAATAACATCAACTAATGTTGCAACAAAAGGTGCAGAAGAACTAGCAGGATCTCCTATAAATTTTTTAATTATAAAAGGTAACATAGCTCCACTCAAAGTCCCCCATAAAACTACTCCAATTAAAGATAAAAAAACAGTTAATCCAACTAACATCCAATGATGTCCATAATTAAAAAAATGAATTTTATGCCAAGCAATTATACGAATAAATCCAGTCAATCCTAAAATACTACCTAAAAAAAAACCACAAATAATTTCTCTTCGCATAACAATCCACCAATCTTTTATTTTTACCTCTCCTAAAGCCATTGCTTGAATAATTATGCTAGCTGCTTGAGATCCACTATTTCCTCCACTTGAAACAACTAAAGGAATAAATAAAGCAAGTACTACTGCTTTTTCAATAAAACTTGAAAATTTTTGCATAACTGTTGTTGTTAACATTTCTCCAATAAACAATAAAATTAACCATCCTGCTCTTTTTTTAATTAATCTATATAAAGGTTCATTTAAATATGATGAATTTAATAATGTTTTTTTTTCTATTTCTCCTATTTTTTTAATATTTTCTCTATAATTTTCATTTAATACCCATAAAATATCATCTATTGTTACTATTCCTAATAAAAAATTATGATCATCAATAACTGGAATAGAAAGTCTATTATTTCTAGAAAATATTTTACAAGCTTCTTCTTCTGTATCTGTAAGATTAAAAGAAGTATAAAATCGATTATTTTCCATTAAATTATATACTTTTTTATTTGGATCTATTAATAAAAATTCTTTAATTTTTATATCATATATTAATTTTCCTTTTTTATCAATAATATAAATAATTTCTATTATATTACTATTTTTTACTTCTTTTCGTATATAATCTAAAACTTTTTGGATTTTCCAAGTTTTTGGAATAGCAATATAATATGGGCCCATTAAACGTCCTATACTATTTTTAGGATATCCTAGTGATATTAATATTTTACATTTTTCTTCTATACTTAAATATTTAATTAAATTTTTTAATAAATTTTTAGGAATTTTTTCTAAAAAAGAAATACGATCATTTACTGATAAATTATTTAATATTTCCATTTTTTTAATAGAAGGTAACTCTTGTATAATTTTTTTTTTTATAGAAAAATCCAATTGTTTAAAAACAGAAATAGATTTATATAATTTTAATAAATTAAATATTTTAATAACATCATTTGGATAATGATGAATAATTTTTATTAAACTACTAATAGTTTGATTATTTAAAAATTCATCATTATTTAAATAATATTGATACTTATTAAACATTTTTTTCTTTTTTTATAGAAATTTTTTTCTGAATATTTATATGTTATATATTCGATATATTCATTATATGAAGTTTACTGTATAAAAGTTAAAATTACGTAATCATTGCAATTTTTATATAAAAAAATTTAAAATGGAATATAATTTTAAAGAAATAGAAAAACGTTGGCAAATATATTGGAAAAAATATAATATTTTTTTTACTAAAGAAAATGAAAAAAATAAAAAATATTATATTTTAAATATGTTTCCTTATCCTTCTGGAGCAGGACTACATATTGGTCATTGTTTAGGTTATATTGCGTCAGATATTTATGCAAGATATAAACGTGCAAGAGGATATAATGTTTTAATGCCCATAGGATTTGATTCTTTTGGATTACCAGCAGAACAATATGCAATACAAACAGGAAAACATCCTTATAATACCACGATTCAAAATTCAAAAAAATATAAAAATCAAATGGATCAAATAGGTATTTCTTTTGATTGGAATCGTAAATTTTTCACTAGTGATCCAAATTATTATCGTTGGACTCAATGGATGTTTATTCAAATTTTTAATTCTTGGTATGATAAAAATTGTGAAAAAGCTAAACCTATAAATCTTTTAATTGAAGAATTTTATAAAAATGGAAATAATTTTATTAATGCAAGTACTTCTTATAAGTATAAATTTAATTCAAAAATATGGAAAAAATTAAATTTTTACGAAAAAGAATCTATTCTTTTAAACTATAGGTTAGCTTTTTTATGTAAAAATATTGTTAATTGGTGTCCAGGATTAGGAACTGTTTTAGCTAATGATGAAATTAAAAAT
The sequence above is a segment of the Blattabacterium cuenoti genome. Coding sequences within it:
- a CDS encoding RluA family pseudouridine synthase, which translates into the protein MNKSTLIKIIVNKNQKEIRIDKFLKKKIKNISRNQIQKYATLGNIIVNKKIIKKNYKIKPLDFIEIKISTPTTTILDYLEYKNINAEKINLNIIHEDEDIIVINKPAGMVVHPGFGNETGTLIHGIKYYLNHSNLNNFNLYRCGLVHRLDKDTSGLLVLAKNEYSQNHLLQQFYYKTIQRKYIALIWGNLIQEKGTITGFIGRDPKNRKKMTIFKEDHKNRGKYSITHYKVLERFKYLTYIICNIKTGKTHQIRAHFKYLGHPLFHDSIYGGNKIFMKKQCSNKKIKFLNNCLKILKRQALHAISLSFIHPKNGKCHFFCPIPKDFKTVLENCRNILL
- a CDS encoding PASTA domain-containing protein: MNYSKYFVIFIINLLISIFFLYKITRLALKWVDIYTKHGSYVVVPNLRYLTLSQSISILKKLGLKYDLDGLRYNSNLMNNKIISFSPEAGDHVKEGRHIYLQVYSKSKYPTIILPKIINKNKYIAIKLLHDNHIPIKEIKYINDFSKDIVIKIVYENKLIQYGYIFPYNKNQKGITLIIGKGYEKNNLIVPNVIGMSLQSANLILKEKFFHIINFYYDKSIISPDQNAKVYRQKPYPGEIQNKNKSVDLWLTSKEIFDNLKIEKKKEEEKKEEEKKGEEKKGEEKKGEEKKGEEKKGEEKKGEEKKGEEKKGEEKKGEKKKGEEKKGEKKKGEKKKGEKKKGEEKKGEKKKGEKILYLRSK
- the mgtE gene encoding magnesium transporter, which produces MFNKYQYYLNNDEFLNNQTISSLIKIIHHYPNDVIKIFNLLKLYKSISVFKQLDFSIKKKIIQELPSIKKMEILNNLSVNDRISFLEKIPKNLLKNLIKYLSIEEKCKILISLGYPKNSIGRLMGPYYIAIPKTWKIQKVLDYIRKEVKNSNIIEIIYIIDKKGKLIYDIKIKEFLLIDPNKKVYNLMENNRFYTSFNLTDTEEEACKIFSRNNRLSIPVIDDHNFLLGIVTIDDILWVLNENYRENIKKIGEIEKKTLLNSSYLNEPLYRLIKKRAGWLILLFIGEMLTTTVMQKFSSFIEKAVVLALFIPLVVSSGGNSGSQAASIIIQAMALGEVKIKDWWIVMRREIICGFFLGSILGLTGFIRIIAWHKIHFFNYGHHWMLVGLTVFLSLIGVVLWGTLSGAMLPFIIKKFIGDPASSSAPFVATLVDVIGLIIYFSISYILLRGTLL
- a CDS encoding D-alanine--D-alanine ligase, whose product is MKKIAVIMGGYTKESAISIKSGKVVYENLCRKEFIPYKVYIFKDKWFVKDEKNKEYPIDKYDFSFSVVENKIHFDCVFNAIHGTPGEDGILQAYFELLKIPYTGCNFHHANMTFNKKYCLTLLKHFGINTAISIFLNKNQTICQNKILKKVGLPCFVKPNRSGSSIGISKVYEEKDLSNAIEKAFIEDEEIIIESFLKGREVSVGVFSFKNETFVLPITEIISHNDFFDFESKYSGKSQEITPAKFLPNIQNKIKKVAKKVYNYLNLSGISRSEYIIVNGEPFFLELNTVPGLSKESIFPQQLKIAGISLSDFFKDCINFSIKKMNK